The Mugil cephalus isolate CIBA_MC_2020 chromosome 21, CIBA_Mcephalus_1.1, whole genome shotgun sequence genome includes the window CCGTAGATTAGCGTGTCTGCCAACTGCTGTAATCACAAGCGCACCAGTCACATGATGCAACTGACACCCTGGAGATATTTGGAAAAGGGTATAGACAGGATGGGGAGAGCTGCGGAGAGACAAGAGCGGCGCACAATGAAAGCAGGAGGGAATAAAGgaggtgtgtgtgcgagtggagggggagaagaagGTAAGGGACGGACTTGTGAGAAAGGAGATAGGCCTATATAAATATGGGTTCAAACCAGCCAAATGTCTCTGGCAAGACGCGGCAGCTCCTAGTCCCAGGCACAGCGAGCTAAGTGATAGTGAAAGTAATTAAGAGAAGCCTGTTCAAGTAGATAGGCCTGCAAAGGAGATTTGAAGAGGGGAACTGATTGTGCATGTCTGATTCCAGCTCTTCAGAGAGTTCTCAGCCTCAAGGCTTAGCTTTAACAGAGccgtctctctccctttctatcgctctgtctctttctctgtaatgtgtgtttataaaAAGAATCGGTCTCTTTTTATAGTAAAACTCAGATATGATTACGGCAGCCACATAGgacagggaaaagaaaagagagcagGTGTCAGAGTCTGTGGTGAGCCTGACATTgcttttctatctatctatctatctatctatctatctatctatctatctatacatcTATCTATACATCTGCACATATGGCACTGATGTTACATTTTGTTAGCCGCATAGCAttaaagtcattttcattttcagaaagaaaaaagacaagtttTAACAAGAACATGTTTaatgatattgtaacagtaagtcaagaAATGACTTACGATTTGAAAGTTCTCTTGGTGATGTTGCCAAATAGTGATCCACCTCAGAGTACTAGGTTATATCTGAGGACGCAAGAGCAACAGTGCCACCTAGGATGAACTTTGTCATCCTGCAAAGAGACTGTCAGTCTTGGAGTTTAAGTGTCAGGTGTAGCTGGTGCATCCACCGGTGTCATATGTATCTCATTAGTTTAGTTGCTCATACAGCACGCTTAAGAAACATTTCACGGTTTCACTTTCTAAAAGTCTTAACAGGATAAACAAAAAgcctattttgtgttttcttactttGGTGAAAATAGAACGAGTCTGAAGAAAAGTTGCTTTTTGCCACTGACCTATATTGTGTCTCCAAGCTGAGGTGAGGACAACTGCTGCCAAATGAGCGCTCTGCAATTATCTCATATCACAGTTTATCACAAATGTGAATTCCACTCCAACCCTTTACCTGCTTCATGGATTAAGAAGTAATGACCTTTGTATAAAAATGCTTCATacacatttccttttattttaatgtaagaGCCCTCAAATGAAAGTCTGCACTTTCCATACTCATGAAATAGTCCTAACTATGTCCAAATATAAATGGATCTCATTGTATGTACATAGAAATTATGTCGGAATGTTTACAGAAATTCACTGCATCTTCATTGCTTAGCTTTAGAGAGTTGAACCAGGGGTTCACATAACTCCATGTCACCTCTCTCACCATAAAGACCATAAATTGCTGCTGTGCcttactattaaaaaaaaagacatttattttgtctgtcgAGCTTTAGCAGTGAAGTCGCTGTCTGCTACACATTGGCGGCGCCAATTACTACTTACCACTCGTTAATCTGGAAATACAGACGGACAGTTTATGTTGAAGTAAAAGTTAAATGCACTTTTGGGAAGTGACGGAACGGAGGTAGCCTCAGTCTGGAAGCTGTTGAAGACACGATGAAACTAATTTTACTTTACTGCAGGATGAAGAGACAACGTGATCTACTGGCGACATCTGCTGGAGAAACTGCCGCATTGTTGCTACAAATGAAAACTATGCTTCGGCATGTCGCCATCTGCTGGTAAGTAGAAGAGTCCGCTGTTACTGAGTTGACAGTCCTGTGAACCCTTCAGCATGACTTCCTCAATGACCTTTGACTTCccttgccttttctttttataaagtAAGAACGTATGCAGCTGAAACTTGcgtaaaataaactttaaagtGTGAGGTAATATTTAAAGTTACATTAAATTACTATTTATATAATTTTGTCATTCATTTAATAATCACTTAGTAACATCATGCAAAGAGCAGAGCATAGAAAACAGCACTGTAACGAAACCTTTTATTAACACCCTCTACTTATTTAATCACCTACTGCCTCATGTTTCGTGAATTCTAAGGTTGCAAGAGATAAAATTGTcagtagaaattaaaaaatgtaagtctgtggatttttttttatttaacgtcAAGTAAAATACTAATAGTTCCTACGGTTCCTGGtatctgaattttaaaaaaatgcatctgtCATGCGTTACACTACTGTCGTAAAACGTCTCCGTCTGCTGTTGCAATGGCGTTTGCTGCGACAGCACTTTGCGGCAGCAGGGAAATCGAGGAGAAAGCAGCGACAAACGTCGCCAGCGGATACGTTAGCGCCTTTGAAATCCGCAGATTTATGCAATATTCGGCGAACTAACTTATATATTGATTGTATACCCCTCCGCCTTGTGGATGACATTGTGTTCGACGTTTTCCACGCGAGAATCTCCACCTTAATGCAGTGGGATGGCCACAGTGCCGCCTGGGCCTAGTAGCGCACTGCCTGCATCCCCGGCTGAAATTCCTCCTTTCCCCGGGGCTGGGAGAGGGGAGCCGGCGGCGGAAGACGGAGAGCCTGTCTGCCACAGGGAGGAGTGTGCCCCCGCCGGTACAGGGAAGAAGCCGCAGCCGGTAAGCGAAGCCAAAAGGTCGGTcaagaataaacagaaaaacatgctaGCTCGAGCTAGCCCGGCGGCGCTGCACCTCAAAATGCAAGCccgagagcagcagcagctgaacgGCTTGGCCAGCCCCTCCGAGGACCGGGACAACCACCAACACGCTGGAGACCAGCCTGACAATCCGAGATCGTCCGTGGACaactgtgacagcagcagcagcagcagcggcagcaatGAGGGGGCTCCGGTCGCCAGAAACAATAGTGAGCACTGCCAACACGAAGGCCACAGCCCCTTCTCCAAAAACGGCAGCCACTCTCCCCTGGTTAACAATAGCATGAACGGCATGCCGGGTTTCACAAGAACTGAGGCGGCCTATGAAGGGAAAAACGAGTTTGACCTCACGCAGCCCCCGAGACCACCGAGCGACGAGCCGTCGGACTCGGCCGGGCCCCGCGGAGAAGAGGAGCCGGAGGAGCAAGAGGGGAGCCTCgctgacctgcagcagcctcCCTCCGCGGAGCTGGCCCGGCTCGACCTGAGCGGCTCTCCCGGCCGAGCGGAAGAGGAGAACCACGGCATCCGCTATGTCCGCTACGAGTCCGAGCTGCAGATGCCGTGGATCATGAGACTGATCACCAAGGACTTGTCTGAGCCTTATTCCATTTATACCTACAGGTACTTCATCCACAACTGGCCGCAGCTCTGCTTTCTGGTGAGTAAACCCAAACCCTGTCACACTAAAGACGTGAGCTCTAATCTCTCTTTAACTTTACAAGTCTGAACAATCACAGTCCTTCCTGGCCTGTGGACTGGTTCCCTCCAGTTGCATGTCCACCTGTCAGTGTGTCTCTAACGCAGTCGAGCTTAGTGCTGACATGCTGGATCGTCTTGGTTGGAGTACTGATGATAAACACACACcgctttaaaacacacaaacgtcTCACTTGGAGCACATAGGTATGGAGTTTGCATTTTATTCGCTGACAGGCCTCAGCGCCCGCCTAACAGATCTTTTGCTAACATGGGACAAACAGGACAGCGTTTCTGTTGGTTCGCGAGTGATGTCAGGGTCTCTCGTTGTGTCATCTACAGGCCACCGCGTAAGAGCATGCAACAAATCCGTCAGCGCTCGGTTGGCTGGTATTTCCTCTCACGACTACTGTTAGTGTTTTCTGCTTTGAAAAACGCTGTCCTGCAATTGTTTATCCTCAAGAGCCTCAAGGTCGTAAACCGCTCGCTTCCAGTTTGTTTGGGAACGCCACATGTGACATAAGAGGAAGTGCAGTGAaatggaggtcagaggtcagcccGGGCAGCCGGCAGACGCGGGGGGACGGCAGGAACCTTCAGAGGAAATGTTGCCGAGCCCACTGCGTCCACTCCGGTAGACGCTGGGAGGGCCTGACTGTTGTGTTGTCTGTCGCAGGCCATGGTGGAGCAGGAGTGTGTCGGCGCCATCGTATGTAAGCTGGACATGCATAAGAAGATGTTTCGCCGCGGCTACATCGCCATGCTGGCTGTGGACTCGAAACACAGAAGGAAAAGCATCGGTGAGGTCTCAGCACTCCCCTAAAAACAATTAGAGCAGGTTGAGCCATGTTATTCGCAGCCATGTTACCTCTATGCAAATGTGCCATTTAGATAAGTTAAGTTTTCTGAGTTATACTTTAAACGTTTTTGTACTGAGGCAGGAAACGGAGTGAGACAAATGTCGCTGACGTCTGCCGTTGACTCATCTGTTTCAGGTACTAATCTGGTGAAAAAGGCCATCTATGCCATGGTGGAGGGTGACTGTGACGAGGTAAGCTCCACCCACTCGATTTACATGACGCCCTTTTTGAGAATTTGAATACATCCAGTACATGATAACATATAGATTAAGGCCATTAAGCAACTATGAGCAACCGTGCGCATAGTGTCTCTTATAATACATCAAGGACGACGATGTAAaccatgttttagtttggtaCTTTTTTCTGGTTGAGCATGAACTAAGTCAAACcgaataaaatgcaaatttagtTTGCCATTTCAACGTTTTTCTTCCCTGTCCTTCACTTATCTGAGTTTAAAAGCAACCTTGATTTAAGTGGCAGCGACCCAGTGTTTTTCTTACTCTACTACAACCTCTTTTATTTGCTCAGAGTCGCCACATGTTCATATTGGTTTTGAAATAATGAGAAATCtaaaagaaagagagcgagTGCCTGCGgtgaaaataaactaattttcaacattttctcttGACTGGCTCCTGTAAAACAGGATTCTACACGTGTATTCAGGCGTCTCTGTATTGATCCTAAAGCAGCGATACAGTTTGGCTTCAGGTCACGGACGCAGGTCGTCTTCGCACGGTTGTGTCCGCTCACTGACACGGCCCCTGTTTCTGTTCCCAGGTTGTATTGGAGACTGAGATCACAAACAAATCAGCCCTGAAGCTGTACGAGAACTTGGGTTTTGTCAGAGACAAGCGGCTGTTCAGATACTACCTGAACGGAGTGGACGCGCTGCGGCTCAAACTGTGGCTCCGCTAGAGGGGAAGCAgaaggacgggggaggacgggacAGCAGGTGCTGTTCACCTCCAACACTATCAGCTTTGACAGCCTCAGCTCTGCCCCGGTCATTTCGCTCTTctagtcacaaacacacacacacaatacacacacacacacacacacacacacacacgcctgtgTACAAACGTAAGGAGTATGCACATAGGTATGCATAGACACACGAACACGCCCTCCTTTTTATCCTTGACCTCTGAACAACTGTTGTTTAGGCAGAAATGGACCGAAATCCCACCTGATGTTTTCATGAAGGGGCCCCTCGTACTTTCTgtgaccaggaggaggaggaggagcggggtggtggtggtggtggtggtggtggtgggggggcgggcGTGTGAGGGGTGGTCTCTGGGATGACCTTGACTGGGGACTCGATGACACTTGAGCCTTGAAGCCGCGACGCCTCGTCGACGAGGACGTGAGGCGCGACGCAGCTCAGGTGAGGACGGGGCATCCGAACCCAAAAGAGGACAAGGCGCCGCACCAAGCCATCCGGGGACAAAACACACTTCAAGACAACAACACCACGTgaaaaaacaaggaagtggggggggggggggagggagtgaACACGGACTGGGAAGAAAATATTTGtggagtttatttttgtgtttcttttttaaccttGTGAGTTGGGGCGGGGGACGGAAAAAGCTATAGTGTGACTGCGTGTTTGTACCGCCTCATGTGTTCCTTAGAAAGTGAGTGGCTATTTTTCGAGCGTATGCGGGCGTGGCTGGTTACACTGTGTTTGCGGACGGAGTCGTGCGTTCAGTATGTTTTTTCGTTTCCCCCCCATCCTGTCCAGCGGGCGCGGCGTTACCGcgccaccgccgccaccgccgccaccgctGCTGCTTCCATCGCCCGCCTCGGCCCCCCCGGGGACCGAGGCCTGTAAAGATATGCATgcgtttattttaatgtgagCGCGGGAATAAGAGCGTGTCGATTAATCCGGTCTGAGGCTGACACTTCGAACCCCAtcctctgttttttgttttttttttgttattgagTGCGCATGTTGGTGCAGAGCAGTTGATTGAAACAAATCACTCCATTAGCTCAAACTTTGCCCATCATGTGACtccaccatctttttttttttttttttttttttgcttcggTGTTCTTTACTAAATCTCTCGTCGTCAAACCCTGACGGGATGTGGTTGGGAATTtactcttttccttttccagatCAGAACTCATTTTTACCAAAAATGCACTGCCAGCCACTGCAGAATTCCCAGAAAGGAGAaaatgacgtttttttttctaaagagaCTCCTTGCCAACGTCGGTTGTAGTCAAACGTCTCCTCTCCGTTTACCGATTCACGTTTTTGAGTCTGATTCTCGTCCTTGCAAAGTGCCACTCAAGTCCCTTCAGCGCGAACGGGCCACGGCCGCCCTGCTGACCCGGCGCACGATCGAGGCAAAGTGTTACATATGCTGGATTCCTGTTTGagtatgctgtgtgtgtttgtcttgataagagaagaaaaaaaaaaaggaaaatagacAAGTATTCTTAGCAGATTATATTTTATCCTTTCGTTTGCTTTCAGTTTATTTCGATTTTCTCAACTATACACCTTTGTAACATCGTGCTGCTTGTAAGCGGCTGAGTCCACACATGCACCCCCCCTcctttcccccctcccccctccgccAGGTGCCCGAACTCACGGCCAAACCTTCTGAGATGTCCATCCTGGAACACGGTGTGTAGGTGCGCCCAGATGTTCCGGTACACACTAATTGGCAAAGAAAGTCCGCTTCAGccgcttttgtttttttcctaaaagtaaaaaatgaacaaaggtCAGATGCACTTCTTTGGAAattgctgcagtgtgtgtgtgtgtgtgcgtgcgttgtAAGTATGAATGTGTCTGCGTGCTGTTTTAACAATGGTGTGGATCTGTTTTGTCAGACTTTTAGTTCTCTACTCTGAGGCCCcgcacagggaaaaaaaaaaaaaaaaagaagaagaagaaagaaaagaaatcagagcCTTCACGgtgctgcgtttttttttgttctggccTAACGAGGACTTGTTTAGTTATAGGAAGGAATgaaagcacatttttattttatagcgTTTCAGGAGATGATGTTGTTTGGAAGGCGGGAAATGGATTCGGGGGGCGGGAGCTGAAGGGAGAATAAACCCTGATAATAATCagcttggatttttttttttggtcggaGAGAATCAACCGGTATCACAGATTTCAAATgcaaattcttcttttttttgtagcacTTCAAATTATGCAATTGGACATCTGCGTGCTTTTGTCTACAATATTTAAAGTGGAAAGCACTGCGAGACGCTGCCATGCGGCACTACTGAAAACCTGCTACAAATATTGGCAATAAGGCGAAACGTTCAGAGTAGACGGCGGTGGGAGTGTTTAGAGGAGCATCTCTTTGAGTGACACTACAGGACCTcgttcatgtgttttttttttttttgttttgttttttttttttttt containing:
- the naa30 gene encoding N-alpha-acetyltransferase 30; translation: MATVPPGPSSALPASPAEIPPFPGAGRGEPAAEDGEPVCHREECAPAGTGKKPQPVSEAKRSVKNKQKNMLARASPAALHLKMQAREQQQLNGLASPSEDRDNHQHAGDQPDNPRSSVDNCDSSSSSSGSNEGAPVARNNSEHCQHEGHSPFSKNGSHSPLVNNSMNGMPGFTRTEAAYEGKNEFDLTQPPRPPSDEPSDSAGPRGEEEPEEQEGSLADLQQPPSAELARLDLSGSPGRAEEENHGIRYVRYESELQMPWIMRLITKDLSEPYSIYTYRYFIHNWPQLCFLAMVEQECVGAIVCKLDMHKKMFRRGYIAMLAVDSKHRRKSIGTNLVKKAIYAMVEGDCDEVVLETEITNKSALKLYENLGFVRDKRLFRYYLNGVDALRLKLWLR